From the genome of Maribacter algicola, one region includes:
- a CDS encoding LptF/LptG family permease: MFIFIFQTIWLFIDDLAGKGLDIIIIGKFLFYLMPDLTEKVLPLTVLLSSILTFGAFAENYEFAAMKASGISLQRAMLSLIVFVTLLGGITFFFANSVIPLSQRKIYNLRKNIAKVKPAAVVAEGVFSDFEGMNIKVDEKYGDNDRYLRNVIIHKKNDRSQNNVVIKSKQGELVSSEDSDIVKLILTDGHYYDDIDSKKNKLKYPHAKADFDTYIMNIEIPELNNEDLEAEQDISTDKMKNISRLKKDIDSLRNDNYNIVRAFSKSIGNRMGMFQPLDPSDTSKTKTPLQVTQDSIRQIKLAKLKNNPARQDSIKQDIFHIFPFYLQMQIVNSAKNATTNVLNSVKGKREEMQKRYKIYNMHILSMHNKYALAFSCIILFFVGAPLGAIIRKGGLGLPMVIAIVLFLVYYFIGVFAGNYAKEGNIHPMLGAWLSTLIMLPLSIILTKRATEDKGLMSFGVVTDFFKNLIKKIKKNGNHDS; encoded by the coding sequence ATGTTCATCTTCATATTCCAAACGATTTGGCTTTTTATAGATGATTTGGCCGGTAAAGGTCTGGATATTATCATTATAGGTAAATTTCTTTTCTACCTGATGCCAGATCTTACGGAGAAAGTACTACCGCTCACCGTGCTACTCTCTTCCATTTTAACCTTTGGGGCCTTTGCGGAAAATTATGAGTTCGCGGCCATGAAAGCTTCGGGCATCTCGCTTCAAAGAGCCATGTTGAGCTTGATCGTTTTTGTGACCTTGTTAGGAGGGATCACCTTCTTTTTTGCAAATTCCGTTATCCCCTTATCACAACGTAAAATTTACAATCTTAGAAAAAACATCGCCAAGGTAAAACCTGCGGCGGTAGTTGCCGAAGGCGTTTTTAGTGATTTTGAGGGCATGAACATAAAGGTCGATGAAAAATATGGTGACAATGATCGATACCTTAGAAATGTAATCATCCACAAAAAAAATGACAGGAGCCAAAACAATGTGGTCATAAAATCAAAACAGGGGGAATTGGTGAGTAGTGAAGATTCTGATATTGTGAAGCTCATTCTAACAGATGGCCATTATTACGATGATATAGACTCTAAAAAGAACAAGCTGAAGTATCCCCATGCCAAGGCAGATTTCGATACCTATATCATGAATATTGAAATTCCAGAGTTGAACAATGAAGATTTAGAGGCGGAGCAAGATATTAGTACGGATAAAATGAAGAATATTTCCCGATTAAAAAAGGATATAGATTCCCTTAGAAATGATAATTACAACATTGTAAGGGCCTTTTCAAAAAGTATTGGAAATAGAATGGGAATGTTTCAACCGTTAGATCCCAGTGATACTTCGAAAACAAAAACACCCTTACAGGTAACCCAGGATTCCATACGGCAAATAAAGCTGGCCAAGCTTAAAAACAATCCTGCGCGCCAAGATTCCATAAAGCAGGATATTTTCCATATATTCCCCTTCTACCTCCAAATGCAAATCGTGAATTCTGCAAAAAATGCCACAACCAATGTCCTAAATTCTGTAAAAGGCAAAAGGGAGGAAATGCAAAAAAGGTATAAAATATATAACATGCACATACTTTCCATGCATAACAAATATGCATTGGCTTTTTCGTGTATCATCCTATTTTTTGTAGGCGCGCCCTTAGGGGCCATCATCCGTAAAGGGGGATTGGGTCTTCCCATGGTAATTGCAATTGTATTATTTTTGGTCTATTATTTTATTGGGGTGTTTGCCGGTAATTATGCCAAGGAAGGGAACATTCATCCAATGTTGGGCGCTTGGCTTTCCACGTTGATCATGTTGCCCTTAAGTATCATACTCACCAAAAGGGCT